A single genomic interval of Helianthus annuus cultivar XRQ/B chromosome 6, HanXRQr2.0-SUNRISE, whole genome shotgun sequence harbors:
- the LOC110876473 gene encoding uncharacterized protein LOC110876473 has product MPGDDNTVINSPGATLVSKIDAGDPLFLHPSDSANLSIVSVKLKGSENYRIWSNAMYLALQVKNKIGFVDGSCLRSKTDEVLGRQWDRCNSIVLTWILNSVSEELYLGLVYSKIASDVWKDLKDTYDKIDGSVVFNMYQKINSFSQNGMPISEYYHKLNCMWKQLDQLLALPACSCDASKQFNDFNHLIKLMQFLMGLDSSYQSVRTNLLTRETLPSVKDAFSVISREESHLHSKNIFDKTPNNPVGFSVKTGQTIDSRKRNNRTLNPNLKCSHCNKTGHTIEKCFELVGYPSWIKTKPGGNKGNKVSNNVTADTTDTTPAMSSLSNDQIAQLLSLLNDKPKGDPQSSGFAGMCVNPVCLNSFVNLSAKPICDFKPVFCFSNFINDGKKVGWIVDSGANQHMVMTDECLINQKDVTEFNIKVKHPNGTSALVTKIGDIKLSDKDSQTQKVQVTGSQFDGLYFCGHPAEPVLHVLKNNLNIKTGAKLNPCETCHKAKQHREPFPLSDHKSEALGDLIHLDVRGPYRVQSREGFRYFLTMVDDYSRAVWVYLMKSKDEVFYNIKGFYNFLKTQFSKSVKIFRSDNGTEFTNKQMSNFCYENGILHQTSCVHTPQQNGIVERKHRHLLNVARTLLFQGGFPIKFWSECILTASYLINRTPSSILSGKSPYELVFGFSPVLGQLRVIGCLCFNTVLNNSDKFTTHAEKCVLVGYSNEKKGYKLWSLDQKMMFFSRDVRFYETVFPFKEKKTFSDPNTPTEVNTLNFFDLSDLNSLKYPKLTQFPMMRIHIQILQQVMGLSSLKTM; this is encoded by the exons ATGCCTGGTGATGATAATACTGTTATTAACTCCCCTGGTGCTACCTTGGTTAGCAAAATTGATGCAGGTGATCCTCTGTTTCTTCACCCTAGTGACTCTGCTAATTTATCTATAGTTAGTGTAAAACTCAAAGGGTCAGAAAACTATAGGATCTGGTCTAATGCCATGTACCTTGCTTTACAAGTAAAAAACAAGATAGGGTTCGTTGATGGCTCTTGTCTTAGGTCTAAAACTGATGAGGTTTTGGGTAGGCAATGGGATAGGTGCAACTCTATTGTGCTCACTTGGATCCTTAACTCTGTTTCTGAAGAATTATATCTTGGTCTTGTTTATTCTAAAATTGCTTCAGATGTGTGGAAAGACTTAAAAGATACTTATGATAAAATTGATGGGTCTGTTGTGTTTAACATGTATCAAAAGATTAACTCCTTCAGTCAAAATGGCATGCCTATTTCTGAGTATTATCATAAGTTGAATTGCATGTGGAAGCAATTAGACCAACTACTTGCCTTGCCTGCCTGTTCTTGTGATGCATCCAAACAATTTAATGACTTTAATCATCTTATTAAGCTTATGCAATTCTTAATGGGTCTTGATAGTTCCTACCAGTCTGTGAGAACAAATTTATTAACCAGAGAAACTCTTCCTTCTGTGAAGGATGCCTTTTCTGTCATTTCTAGAGAAGAATCTCATCTTCACTCTAAGAACATTTTTGATAAAACTCCTAACAACCCTGTTGGGTTTTCTGTTAAAACTGGTCAAACTATTGACTCAAGAAAAAGAAATAACCGAACTCTTAATCCTAATCTCAAATGTTCTCACTGCAATAAGACTGGGCACACTattgaaaaatgttttgaactTGTTGGTTACCCTTCTTGGATAAAAACAAAACCTGGTGGGAACAAGGGTAACAAAGTTAGTAATAATGTTACGGCTGACACAACTGATACAACCCCTGCTATGAGTTCTTTGTCCAATGATCAGATAGCTCAGTTGCTTAGTCTCTTGAATGATAAACCTAAGGGTGATCCTCAGAGTAGTGGATTTGCTGGTATGTGTGTTAATCCTGTTTGTCTAAATAGTTTTGTGAATCTGTCTGCTAAACCTATCTGTgatttcaaacctgttttctgTTTTTCGAACTTTATCAATGATGGAAAAAAGGTAGGATGGATAGTTGATTCCGGTGCCAATCAACACATGGTAATGACGGATGAGTGTCTAATTAATCAAAAGGATGTAACTGAGTTCAATATCAAAGTTAAACATCCAAATGGCACTAGTGCCTTAGTAACTAAAATTGGTGATATTAAACTAAGTGATAAG GATTCTCAAACACAGAAAGTCCAGGTGACTGGTAGTCAGTTTGATGGTCTATACTTCTGTG GTCACCCTGCTGAACCTGTTTTGCATGTTCTTAAAAATAATCTAAACATTAAAACTGGTGCCAAACTAAATCCTTGTGAAACATGTCATAAAGCTAAGCAGCATCGGGAACCTTTCCCTTTAAGTGATCATAAATCTGAAGCGCTAGGAGATCTTATTCACCTTGATGTGCGGGGTCCATATAGAGTTCAAAGTAGGGAGGGGTTTCGATATTTTCTCACTATGGTTGATGACTATTCTAGAGCTGTGTGGGTAtatctcatgaaatcaaaggatGAAGTCTTTTACAATATTAAAGGTTTCTATAACTTCCTTAAAACACAGTTTAGTAAATCTGTCAAgatctttaggagtgacaatggtactgagtttaCAAACAAACAAATGAGTAATTTTTGTTATGAAAATGGGATTTTACATCAGACTTCATGTGTTCATACACCACAGCAAAATGGGATAGTTGAGAGAAAGCATAGACATTTGTTGAATGTAGCTAGGACTTTACTTTTTCAAGGTGGTTTTCCTATTAAATTCTGGTCTGAGTGTATTCTAACTGCATCTTATCTAATTAACAGGACACCTTCATCTATTTTGAGTGGAAAGTCTCCATATGAACTTGTGTTTGGTTTTTCTCCTGTTTTAGGTCAACTTAGGGTTATAGGGTGTCTTTGTTTCAACACTGTGTTAAACAACTCTGATAAGTTTACCACACATGCAGAAAAATGTGTTTTAGTTGGATATTCAAATGAAAAAAAAGGGTACAAGCTTTGGAGTTTAGATCAAAAAATGATGTTCTTCTCTAGGGATGTTAGGTTCTATGAAACCGTGTTCCCTTTTAAGGAAAAGAAAACTTTTTCAGATCCTAATACTCCTACTGAAGTTAATACCCTTAACTTTTTTGACTTATCTGATTTAAATTCACTCAAATACCCCAAGTTGACCCAATTCCCGATGATGAGAATACACATACAAATACTTCAACAGGTCATGGGTCTGAGCAGTCTGAAAACGATGTAG
- the LOC110876474 gene encoding uncharacterized protein LOC110876474, which yields MASNSWWSSSSSDEEEMFFANVVVKAAQILLEEEEEEEDGSSENVITRRIRINRDREGAHEKLVNDYFSDAPLYNADIFKRRFRMSCRLFTRIADDLAGLDPFFTQRPDARNYEGFTTLQKCTAAIRQLANGTVADALDEYLQMSARTSRECLYRFCHNVVKLYSKQYLWKPNAYDVQQLYQAHEARHGFPGMLGSIDCMHWAWHNCPNAWRGQYTRGDHGHPTLILEAVASQDLWIWHSFFGLPGSLNDLNVLYKSTIFSDVVNGIGPDTRFTVSGVEYRRGYYLADGIYPSWATIVKTISFP from the exons ATGGCATCTAATTCTTGGTGGTCCTCGTCTTCTTCGGACGAAGAGGAGATGTTTTTCGCAAACGTTGTGGTAAAGGCGGCGCAGATTCTTTtggaggaggaagaggaagaggaagatggCTCGTCTGAAAACGTTATTACCAGACGAATACGGATTAACAGAGACCGCGAAG GAGCGCACGAGAAATTGGTGAACGATTATTTTTCGGATGCACCCCTTTACAATGCCGACATTTTCAAACGAAGGTTCCGAATGAGTTGCCGGTTATTCACACGGATTGCTGATGATTTGGCGGGGCTAGACCCGTTTTTCACGCAACGACCCGATGCTCGGAACTATGAAGGGTTCACCACGTTACAAAAGTGTACtgcggccattcgccaactggcGAACGGGACAGTGGCCGACGCTTTGGACGAGTACTTACAGATGTCGGCAAGAACTTCACGGGAATGTTTGTATCGGTTTTGCCATAATGTGGTCAAACTGTATAGCAAACAATATTTGTGGAAACCAAACGCGTATGATGTTCAACAGTTGTACCAAGCTCATGAAGCAAGGCACGGGTTTCCGGGAATGCTTGGTAGCATTGATTGTATGCATTGGGCGTGGCATAACTGCCCGAATGCGTGGCGAGGCCAATACACGCGAGGTGATCACGGCCATCCAACCTTAATACTTGAGGCCGTGGCGTCACAAGATTTGTGGATCTGGCATTCTTTCTTTGGGCTCCCTGGTTCACTCAACGACCTCAACGTGTTATACAAATCGACGATCTTTAGCGATGTCGTTAATGGAATCGGTCCAGACACCCGTTTTACAGTTTCAGGGGTTGAGTATAGACGCGGGTATTATCTTGCTGACGGAATATATCCGTCTTGGGCTACAATTGTCAAGACTATTTCATTTCCCTAG